One window of Plasmodium falciparum 3D7 genome assembly, chromosome: 7 genomic DNA carries:
- a CDS encoding rifin encodes MKVHYINILLFAVPLNILVTLCHANTHKKLSTTTCDIQTTRLLCECELYMSNYDNDPEMKRVMQQFHDRTTQRFQEYDERLQEKRQICKDKCDKEIQKIILKDKLEKELTEKFATLQTDIHSDAIPTCVCEKSMADKVEKGCLRCGSILGAAMPEVASIGATALYTLCQWQTKAIAAAIEKAMVQGAAKGLAAGNVKGVEIVLRGLRTLGVEDLYPELLKSIGTKIPYYDIARIANAIITKKTQMCGLTQSPANVPICKTIDIKFRLIRIDGQHFFDTTTGIKKGVTQVVGKATQTAEAEAAKVRTITSSKIITEEEGVINTIYMSNQTAIIASIIAVVVIVLIMVIIYFILRYRRKKKMKKKLQYIKLLEE; translated from the exons atgaaagttcattatattaatatattgttgTTTGCTGttccattaaatatattggtaaCATTATGTCat GCGAATACCCACAAAAAACTATCCACCACAACATGTGATATACAAACTACCAGATTATTATGCGAGtgtgaattatatatgtcaAATTATGACAACGATCCTGAAATGAAAAGGGTGATGCAACAATTTCATGATCGTACAACACAAAGGTTTCAAGAATACGATGAAAGGTTGCAAGAAAAACGACAAATATGTAAAGATAAATGTGACAAGGAAatccaaaaaattattttaaaagataaattagaAAAGGAATTAACCGAAAAGTTCGCGACATTACAAACTGATATACATAGTGATGCCATTCCAACATGTGTTTGCGAAAAGTCGATGGCGGACAAAGTGGAAAAAGGATGCTTGAGATGTGGAAGTATATTAGGTGCGGCCATGCCTGAAGTGGCTTCAATAGGTGCAACGGCTTTATATACTTTATGTCAATGGCAAACTAAGGCAATTGCTGCTGCCATTGAAAAAGCTATGGTTCAGGGTGCTGCTAAGGGTTTGGCTGCGGGTAATGTCAAAGGTGTGGAAATAGTTCTTCGTGGATTAAGAACATTGGGTGTAGAGGATTTATATCCTGAATTATTGAAATCCATAGGTACTAAGATACCTTATTATGATATCGCAAGAATTGCTAATgctattattacaaaaaaaactCAGATGTGTGGGCTGACTCAAAGTCCTGCTAATGTGCCTATCTGCAAAACAATCGACATTAAGTTTAGACTAATTCGAATTGATGGTCAACATTTTTTTGATACAACAACTGGTATAAAAAAAGGGGTAACCCAAGTTGTTGGAAAAGCAACACAAACTGCTGAAGCCGAAGCTGCTAAGGTGAGAACGATAACTTCTTCTAAAATCATAACTGAAGAGGAAGGTGTAataaatactatatatatgagTAACCAGACTGCTATTATTGCTTCCATAATTGCAGTAGTGGTCATAGTTTTAATTAtggttataatatatttcattttacgttatcgacgaaaaaaaaaaatgaagaaaaaactccaatatataaaattattagaagAATAG
- a CDS encoding rifin → MKLLYSNILLFALALNILLTSYYAHNKNKPSITSHHTPRYTSRVLSECDTESSIYDNDEEINSVKEIFERQASQRLREYDERLQEKRQKRKEQRDKNIQKIIHKDKMEKNLAEKIEKGCLMCGCGLGSVAGSIGLFGAVAINIWKPAALDAAIAKAITEGTANISAAGVKAGEATGKVLVISGLKRIGISTLDNQILESYFATTSYKKVASIAQAVYEQHFEKCEFGYLKDGFIPVGDRSRDIHFCQSMWNQTSAVSQPRQYISTEEVIKRTVQNMVSDAEGPANTAAEIAEAIETAKIKAAEEKTIEAASTQLYGAIGYSILAILIIVLIMLIIYLILRYRRKKKMKKKAQYTKLLNE, encoded by the exons atgaaactgCTCTActctaatatattattgttcgCTCTtgcattaaatatattgttaacATCATATTAT gcacataataaaaataaaccatCCATCACATCACATCATACACCAAGATATACATCACGAGTGTTAAGCGAATGTGACACAGAATCGTCAatttatgataatgatgaggAAATCAATTCAGTGAAGGAAATTTTCGAACGACAAGCCTCACAAAGATTACGAGAATATGACGAAAGGTTGCAAGAAAAACGACAAAAACGTAAAGAACAACGtgacaaaaatatacaaaaaattattcataaaGATAAAATGGAGAAAAACTTAGcagaaaaaatagaaaaaggtTGTCTTATGTGTGGGTGTGGGCTAGGAAGTGTTGCAGGAAGTATTGGATTATTTGGTGCGGTTGCTATAAATATCTGGAAACCTGCGGCACTTGATGCCGCTATTGCGAAAGCTATAACTGAGGGTACTGCTAATATTTCGGCTGCAGGTGTTAAGGCAGGTGAGGCTACAGGTAAGGTATTAGTTATTTCAGGATTAAAACGAATTGGTATATCAACTCTAGATAATCAGATATTGGAATCCTATTTTGCTACAACATCTTATAAAAAAGTCGCAAGCATTGCTCAAGCTGTTTATGAACAACATTTTGAGAAATGTGAATTTGGTTATTTAAAGGATGGGTTCATCCCTGTCGGTGACCGTAGCCGTGATATTCATTTTTGCCAGTCGATGTGGAACCAAACTTCAGCTGTATCACAACCAAGACAATATATTTCAACTGAAGAAGTTATAAAAAGAACTGTACAAAATATGGTGTCAGACGCCGAAGGACCTGCTAATACAGCCGCTGAGATTGCTGAAGCCATTGAAACAGCAAAAATTAAAGCAGCAGAGGAGAAAACTATAGAAGCTGCAAGTACACAGTTGTACGGTGCAATTGGTTACTCCATCCTTGCCATATTAATTATAGTTTTAATTatgttgataatatatttgattttacgttatcgacgaaaaaaaaaaatgaagaaaaaagcccaatacacaaaattattaaatgaataa